In one Agathobacter rectalis ATCC 33656 genomic region, the following are encoded:
- a CDS encoding tetratricopeptide repeat protein — MKSTAFDMAMMAYRQNDMEGAFRQFLPLAETGDADAMNMAANMFERGQGTHRDPGRAVFWWKKAVELGNVDALADYGQYLVTTFFDGKEQKLGAGYLVTATERGNNRAGESLVEFALKNNDAGVKVYRTAAEYCDRAIASATDSYLRTQYVQKKGMLKYKLRQHRIGNNYVYLAAVFSTIGAVLLMIASVDLFLELHMEYRDMFKLFSYSKMIPWEADIAMFFGAMLLFTLGKVTNKLHVASFLQLLASVFSVAVVAMHFICVINDGRVWYDKLLWYVVLVVIPLMLGKLLGEILRKIIGIQ; from the coding sequence ATGAAAAGTACAGCGTTTGATATGGCTATGATGGCATACAGACAAAATGATATGGAGGGAGCATTCCGTCAATTTCTGCCACTGGCAGAGACTGGCGATGCAGATGCCATGAATATGGCTGCAAATATGTTTGAAAGAGGTCAGGGCACACACAGAGATCCCGGGCGAGCAGTGTTTTGGTGGAAGAAAGCGGTGGAGCTTGGAAATGTGGATGCACTTGCCGATTACGGACAGTATCTGGTCACTACCTTTTTTGATGGCAAGGAGCAGAAGCTTGGTGCAGGGTATCTGGTTACTGCGACGGAGCGTGGCAACAACAGAGCAGGAGAGAGCCTAGTGGAGTTTGCTCTTAAAAATAACGATGCCGGAGTCAAAGTATACAGGACAGCAGCCGAGTACTGCGACAGGGCTATTGCCTCTGCGACAGATTCTTATCTGCGTACACAGTATGTGCAGAAAAAGGGTATGCTTAAATATAAGCTCAGACAGCACAGGATTGGAAACAATTATGTATATCTGGCAGCGGTATTTTCGACAATAGGAGCAGTATTGCTCATGATAGCATCAGTGGATTTGTTTCTTGAGCTGCATATGGAGTATCGTGATATGTTTAAGCTGTTTTCGTATAGTAAAATGATACCGTGGGAGGCAGATATAGCGATGTTCTTTGGTGCGATGCTTTTATTTACGCTTGGCAAGGTAACAAATAAGCTTCATGTGGCGAGCTTTTTGCAGCTTCTTGCATCTGTATTTTCAGTGGCAGTTGTTGCCATGCACTTTATCTGTGTGATAAATGATGGCAGGGTGTGGTATGACAAGCTGCTGTGGTATGTGGTGCTTGTTGTCATTCCGCTTATGCTCGGAAAGCTGCTTGGTGAGATACTGAGAAAGATTATCGGCATACAGTAA
- a CDS encoding LysR family transcriptional regulator has translation MTLQQLKYVVTVAECGNITEAAKQLFVSQPTVTSAIHDLEKEMQIVIFIRTNKGVILSEDGERFLGHARQVLEQVDLIEGIYKDDVVSKPHFAVSCQHYSFAVNAFVDVIREFDACQYDFTIREEQTHEIIEDVTNLKSELGVIYLSSKNTEVLSKMLKRNELEFTELFTATPHVFICDSHPLASKKSITMDDLQDYPYLTYEQGEYNSQYFSEEFVSTLDSRKNIRVRDRATLFNLIIGLNGYTVCSGVISAELNGRNIISKPLDVEEYMRIGIISRKGVVLSRYAREYIEALKAHCM, from the coding sequence ATGACTCTGCAACAATTAAAATACGTGGTGACAGTGGCAGAATGCGGCAATATAACAGAGGCTGCAAAGCAGCTTTTTGTCTCACAGCCCACTGTGACCAGCGCTATACATGACCTGGAAAAAGAGATGCAGATAGTTATTTTCATCAGGACAAACAAGGGAGTGATACTATCAGAAGATGGTGAGAGATTTCTCGGTCATGCCAGACAGGTGCTCGAGCAGGTGGATCTCATAGAGGGAATCTACAAGGATGATGTGGTGAGTAAGCCGCACTTTGCAGTATCGTGTCAGCACTATTCCTTTGCGGTGAATGCATTTGTGGATGTAATCAGAGAGTTTGATGCATGTCAGTATGATTTTACCATCAGGGAGGAGCAGACTCACGAAATTATTGAGGATGTCACGAATTTAAAGAGTGAGCTGGGAGTCATATATCTAAGCTCCAAGAATACGGAGGTGCTTTCAAAGATGCTAAAGCGTAATGAACTCGAGTTCACAGAGCTTTTTACAGCCACACCGCATGTATTCATATGTGACAGTCACCCGCTTGCTTCAAAAAAGAGCATCACGATGGATGATCTGCAGGACTATCCGTACCTGACGTATGAGCAGGGAGAGTACAATTCACAGTACTTTTCGGAGGAGTTTGTCAGCACTCTTGACAGCAGAAAGAATATCAGAGTAAGAGACAGAGCTACACTTTTTAATCTGATAATTGGCTTAAATGGCTACACAGTGTGCTCAGGAGTGATTTCCGCTGAGCTGAATGGAAGGAATATTATATCAAAGCCACTTGATGTGGAGGAGTATATGAGGATAGGCATTATCAGCAGAAAGGGTGTGGTACTCTCGCGATATGCAAGGGAGTATATCGAAGCATTGAAGGCTCACTGTATGTGA
- a CDS encoding NAD(P)/FAD-dependent oxidoreductase: MYDSIIIGTGPAGLSAALNLKTYKKDFIWFGSKNLSEKVQKAEKITNYPGFPQISGQELFERFDAHRRAAGIDITEKTVTNIMPAGNGFMVLADNEMYEARTLILCMGVMSAKQLDREDELLGKRLSYCATCDGMFYKDKRIAVICNDKKYEHEVKYLADLAAEVLYFPAYNDSEIELTNVKISKDVPIALIGDSFVEGITLRSGKTESVDGVFCLRNAIAPSKLMPQLEIENGHILVDRAQQTNVAGCFAAGDCTGRPYQYTKAVGEGNVAAHSCIQYLSKSEK, from the coding sequence ATGTACGATAGTATAATAATAGGAACAGGTCCTGCCGGACTGTCGGCAGCCCTGAATTTAAAAACATATAAAAAGGATTTTATCTGGTTTGGTTCGAAGAACCTAAGCGAAAAGGTGCAAAAGGCAGAGAAAATCACAAACTATCCCGGATTTCCACAGATAAGCGGACAGGAGCTGTTTGAACGCTTTGACGCTCATAGGAGAGCTGCGGGAATTGATATAACAGAAAAGACTGTGACCAATATCATGCCTGCAGGAAACGGCTTTATGGTGCTTGCAGACAATGAGATGTATGAGGCAAGGACTCTCATACTTTGCATGGGTGTGATGTCTGCAAAGCAGCTGGACAGGGAGGATGAGCTGCTTGGAAAAAGGCTCAGCTATTGTGCCACCTGTGATGGCATGTTTTACAAGGATAAGAGGATAGCTGTCATATGCAATGACAAAAAGTATGAGCATGAGGTTAAATATCTTGCGGATCTTGCAGCAGAGGTATTGTATTTCCCAGCCTATAATGACAGCGAAATAGAGCTTACAAATGTAAAGATATCAAAGGATGTACCTATAGCATTAATCGGAGACTCATTTGTGGAAGGAATTACGCTTCGAAGCGGAAAGACTGAGAGCGTAGACGGAGTATTCTGCCTCAGGAACGCCATCGCACCATCAAAGCTTATGCCGCAGCTTGAAATAGAAAACGGACATATATTGGTGGATAGAGCCCAACAGACAAATGTGGCAGGCTGTTTTGCGGCAGGAGACTGCACAGGCAGGCCATACCAGTATACGAAGGCTGTCGGAGAAGGAAATGTGGCAGCACATTCGTGTATACAATATCTTAGTAAATCAGAAAAATAA
- a CDS encoding adenylosuccinate synthase, translating to MLTAVTGINWGDEGKGRVIDLLAEHADIVVRYQGGNNAGHTVVNKQGKFVLNLLPSGILHPDVVCVLGDGMVIDLNHLSNEIAQIRTQDVSVSPKNLKLSTRATISMPWHKIQDELEEERLSKSGAAFGSTKRGIAYAYSDKYRKKTIRLGDLLHLDEENVQARLKTMLEAKNLELAGCYHQEPMSLSALLSWCRQKAAKYAPYITDTGAFLEDALSKGKRVVLEAQLGAMRDIDYGIFPYTSSSSTISAYGPIGAGIPGASLDHVVGVLKAYSTCVGAGPFVAEKAMNGEWTEMVRKYGGEYGAATGRPRRVGPFDAVASRYGLKCQHADKIALTKLDVLSIMDQIPVITGYQYKNAVTNVFDPTENLEKYTPVVKMLPGWKTDISNCRSYDELPVNAKRYINFLEDMLRHEIQFVSVGAERNQYLLNGKWL from the coding sequence ATGCTTACAGCAGTTACAGGAATAAACTGGGGAGACGAGGGAAAGGGTCGTGTCATCGACCTTCTCGCAGAACATGCGGATATCGTAGTCCGCTATCAGGGTGGTAACAATGCCGGACACACAGTAGTTAATAAACAGGGAAAATTTGTCTTAAATCTGCTTCCATCCGGAATACTTCACCCAGATGTAGTATGTGTGCTCGGTGACGGAATGGTTATTGACCTAAACCATCTGTCCAATGAAATTGCACAGATCAGAACACAAGATGTATCTGTTTCACCAAAAAACCTGAAATTATCAACAAGAGCCACAATTTCAATGCCGTGGCATAAAATACAGGATGAGCTTGAGGAAGAGCGCCTTTCAAAGTCCGGAGCAGCCTTCGGCTCTACCAAACGCGGTATTGCCTATGCATACAGCGATAAATACCGTAAAAAAACAATCCGTCTCGGTGATTTACTCCACTTAGACGAAGAGAATGTACAGGCCAGACTTAAGACCATGCTTGAAGCTAAAAACCTTGAGCTTGCAGGCTGCTATCATCAGGAGCCTATGTCTCTGTCAGCTCTTTTGTCATGGTGCAGGCAGAAGGCTGCAAAATATGCACCTTATATCACAGATACCGGTGCATTCCTTGAGGATGCACTATCAAAGGGAAAGCGTGTTGTACTTGAAGCACAGCTTGGTGCAATGAGGGATATAGACTATGGTATTTTCCCATATACTTCAAGCTCCTCCACCATCTCAGCTTACGGTCCTATAGGTGCCGGTATCCCCGGTGCCTCATTAGATCATGTGGTCGGTGTACTAAAGGCATACTCTACCTGTGTTGGAGCCGGACCATTTGTCGCAGAAAAAGCTATGAACGGTGAATGGACTGAAATGGTCCGCAAGTATGGGGGCGAATATGGTGCTGCCACTGGAAGACCACGTCGTGTGGGTCCATTTGATGCCGTTGCAAGCCGCTATGGTCTAAAATGCCAGCATGCCGACAAAATCGCACTGACCAAGCTAGATGTCCTAAGCATCATGGATCAGATTCCTGTTATCACAGGATATCAGTATAAAAATGCCGTAACAAACGTCTTTGACCCTACCGAAAATCTCGAAAAATATACCCCGGTAGTCAAAATGCTGCCGGGGTGGAAAACCGATATATCAAATTGCAGGTCATATGATGAGCTGCCTGTAAATGCTAAGCGCTACATAAACTTCCTTGAGGACATGCTAAGACACGAAATACAATTTGTCTCAGTCGGAGCTGAGAGAAATCAATATCTTCTCAATGGTAAGTGGCTGTAG
- a CDS encoding threonine/serine ThrE exporter family protein: protein MANNSYTDIMEKNHMEIPWHDYARQDGNILIDKAGLIEKASVIGRVGLIMLSCGTGAWRVRTSMNRLSKELGVTCTVDVGLMSIEFNCFDGNDCISQSLSIANTGVNTSKLYRMEQFVDNFPNEEAHLTGEEIHRRLDEIEQIHAIYSPARLGLAAAIACCAFTFLLGGGPIEMILAFVAAGIGNLIRTKLIKHHFTLFLNIAVSISASCFIYAAFLKIAEMAFNVSTIHEAGYICSMLFIIPGFPFITSGIDLAKLDLRSGLERLAYAIIIVMVATMFAWIMALLLQLKPMDFEDLDLGPVLHLILRLIMSFFGVFGFSIMFNSPASMAATAALIGAIANSLRLELVDLTGMPAPAAAFAGALTAGLLASFIKENNGYPRISLTVPSIVIMVPGLYLYRAIYNFGIMALSDAVSWFASAIMIIIALPLGLIFARILTDKTFRYCT from the coding sequence ATGGCAAATAACAGCTACACAGATATCATGGAAAAAAATCATATGGAAATCCCCTGGCATGATTATGCCAGACAGGATGGAAATATACTCATAGATAAGGCAGGACTGATTGAAAAAGCCTCTGTAATCGGACGTGTCGGACTCATCATGCTCTCCTGCGGCACCGGAGCCTGGCGTGTGAGAACCTCCATGAACCGGCTCTCAAAGGAGCTTGGTGTCACATGTACAGTGGATGTCGGACTTATGTCAATCGAGTTTAACTGCTTTGACGGAAATGACTGTATATCACAGTCACTCAGCATAGCAAACACAGGTGTAAACACATCAAAGCTCTATCGCATGGAGCAGTTTGTCGACAATTTTCCTAACGAGGAAGCTCATCTGACCGGCGAAGAAATTCACCGGCGACTTGATGAGATTGAACAGATTCATGCCATTTACTCCCCTGCAAGGCTTGGACTTGCAGCAGCTATAGCATGCTGTGCCTTCACATTTTTGCTCGGAGGGGGTCCTATTGAAATGATACTGGCATTTGTAGCAGCCGGCATCGGAAATCTCATACGTACAAAGCTTATAAAACATCATTTTACTTTGTTCCTAAATATAGCGGTATCAATTTCTGCCTCATGCTTCATATATGCGGCATTTTTAAAAATTGCAGAGATGGCTTTCAATGTATCAACCATTCATGAAGCCGGATACATCTGTTCCATGCTCTTTATCATTCCGGGATTTCCGTTTATTACAAGCGGAATCGACCTGGCAAAGCTGGATCTGCGCTCCGGTCTTGAACGCCTTGCCTATGCAATAATAATAGTCATGGTAGCCACGATGTTTGCATGGATTATGGCGCTGCTTCTGCAGCTTAAGCCTATGGACTTTGAAGATTTGGATCTGGGCCCCGTACTACATCTAATCCTGAGGCTTATAATGAGCTTCTTCGGTGTGTTTGGATTCTCAATCATGTTCAACAGCCCTGCTTCCATGGCTGCAACAGCTGCGCTTATCGGTGCCATAGCAAATTCACTGCGGCTTGAGCTGGTAGACCTGACAGGTATGCCGGCTCCTGCTGCCGCATTTGCCGGAGCTCTCACAGCAGGGCTTCTCGCATCATTTATCAAGGAAAACAACGGATATCCGAGAATATCCCTTACTGTTCCATCCATAGTCATAATGGTTCCGGGACTTTATCTGTATCGGGCTATATACAATTTCGGCATAATGGCACTTTCGGATGCTGTTTCATGGTTTGCATCAGCAATCATGATTATCATTGCACTGCCGCTCGGACTCATCTTTGCAAGAATACTAACTGATAAGACGTTTAGGTATTGCACGTAA
- a CDS encoding DUF4866 domain-containing protein, protein MSEKTMFPREDHTEMLFQKILNDPWACDRLMETFNENLVYNDEFDVSLPAEKFAKALFNAYTNRDLSALLMCLCNNTVFDLLRNSYIIPYRFNADGHQNPIIMTDEHGNPLPEYKHISHDKNYIHFHEIYNDMPDKKDIYYAQAYRYSHTYDSEHMTPTQQVIVKHDGILLIRELPDTVKLKETEAEAYSAVWDLMIQIEKELPMAYVFYGQDSLVENDKRYDEIGIFLRSSHFLKNLEKHVQKAEAIIYGK, encoded by the coding sequence ATGAGTGAAAAGACAATGTTTCCAAGAGAAGACCATACAGAAATGCTGTTTCAGAAGATACTAAACGATCCATGGGCGTGTGACAGGCTTATGGAAACCTTCAATGAAAATCTGGTTTACAATGATGAATTTGATGTATCACTTCCGGCAGAAAAATTTGCTAAAGCTCTCTTCAATGCATATACCAACCGCGATCTTTCCGCACTGCTTATGTGTCTGTGCAACAACACCGTATTTGATTTGCTGCGCAATTCATATATCATACCATACAGGTTCAATGCCGACGGACATCAAAATCCGATAATCATGACCGATGAACACGGAAATCCGCTGCCCGAGTATAAACACATATCTCACGACAAGAACTATATACATTTTCATGAGATATACAATGATATGCCAGATAAAAAGGATATCTACTACGCACAGGCTTACCGCTACAGCCACACATATGATTCCGAGCATATGACTCCCACGCAGCAGGTCATTGTAAAGCATGATGGAATACTCCTGATACGAGAGCTTCCTGATACCGTAAAACTCAAGGAGACTGAGGCTGAGGCTTACTCTGCCGTATGGGATCTGATGATACAGATTGAAAAGGAGCTTCCTATGGCATATGTTTTTTACGGTCAGGACTCTCTTGTGGAAAATGACAAGCGGTATGATGAAATTGGTATTTTCCTGCGAAGCTCTCATTTCCTAAAAAATCTTGAAAAACATGTACAAAAGGCCGAGGCGATAATTTATGGCAAATAA
- a CDS encoding LysR family transcriptional regulator produces the protein MDINFEYYKIFYYVAKYCNFTKAARALGNSQPNVTRAMNNLEQQINSILFIRNNRGVQLTPEGERLYAHVSAAMSQILAAEEELSDSIGLSHGSVSIGASETALNIYLLDRLKPFHMAYPGIRLKIYNHSTPQAINAVKNGMIDFAVVSTPAEVEAPLKMIKLGSFQEILVGGTTFTALGSQTLSLKELHNYPLIGLGRETMTFQFFNRLFMSHGLEFAPDTETATTDQILPLVKSELGLAFMPKPMAEAAIANREIVEIALEEEIPQRNICMVYDIHQPISAAARELKKVISDSHKV, from the coding sequence ATGGATATAAATTTTGAGTACTACAAGATATTTTATTATGTTGCAAAATACTGCAATTTCACAAAGGCTGCGAGGGCGCTCGGAAACAGCCAGCCAAATGTAACCCGCGCCATGAACAATTTAGAACAGCAGATAAACAGCATACTTTTTATCAGAAATAACAGAGGTGTGCAGCTCACACCGGAGGGAGAGCGTCTGTACGCGCATGTATCTGCAGCGATGTCACAGATACTTGCTGCGGAGGAGGAGCTGTCAGACAGCATAGGACTGTCACACGGAAGCGTATCAATAGGAGCCAGTGAGACAGCTCTAAACATATATCTGCTTGACAGGCTAAAACCTTTTCACATGGCATATCCGGGTATCAGGCTTAAGATATATAATCACTCCACCCCACAGGCTATAAATGCCGTAAAAAACGGCATGATTGATTTTGCAGTGGTATCGACACCGGCTGAGGTGGAGGCCCCTCTTAAGATGATAAAGCTTGGTTCGTTTCAGGAGATTCTTGTGGGTGGAACCACCTTTACTGCACTCGGAAGCCAGACTCTGTCATTAAAGGAGCTGCATAATTATCCGCTTATCGGACTGGGGCGGGAGACCATGACATTTCAGTTTTTTAACAGGCTTTTTATGTCACACGGACTTGAATTTGCGCCTGATACAGAGACCGCAACGACAGATCAGATACTGCCACTTGTGAAAAGTGAGCTTGGTCTTGCCTTTATGCCAAAGCCTATGGCAGAGGCTGCGATAGCAAATCGCGAGATTGTAGAGATAGCTCTGGAGGAGGAGATACCGCAGAGAAATATATGTATGGTATATGATATACATCAACCGATTAGTGCGGCGGCAAGAGAGTTAAAGAAAGTTATATCAGACAGCCATAAGGTGTGA
- the fucO gene encoding lactaldehyde reductase: MANRIMLNETSYHGSGAIQEIATEAKAHGFKKALVCSDPDLIKFGVTAKVTDILDKNGLEYEIYSEIKPNPTIDNVKHGVETFKKSGADYLIAIGGGSSMDTSKAIGIIIANPEFEDVRSLEGVASTKKPCVPIIAVPTTAGTAAEVTINYVITDVERKRKFVCVDPHDMPIIAIVDPDMMSSMPKGLTASTGMDALTHAIEGYTTKAAWEMTDMFHLKAIEIIARSLRSAVANEKEGREGMALGEYIAGMGFSNVGLGIAHSMAHTLGAVYDTPHGVACAMMLPIVMEYNADCTGEKYREIARAMGVKGVDDMSVEEYRKAAIDAVAQLSVDVGIPTKLEAIKEDDLDFLAESAHADACAPGNPKDASVEDLKALFRKIM; encoded by the coding sequence ATGGCTAACAGAATCATGTTAAACGAGACATCTTATCACGGATCAGGTGCAATCCAGGAGATTGCAACAGAGGCAAAAGCGCATGGCTTTAAAAAAGCACTGGTATGCTCTGACCCTGACTTAATCAAATTTGGAGTTACAGCAAAGGTAACAGATATCCTTGATAAGAACGGATTGGAATATGAGATTTATTCGGAGATTAAGCCAAATCCAACAATCGACAACGTAAAGCATGGCGTAGAGACATTTAAGAAATCAGGAGCTGATTACCTCATTGCAATCGGAGGCGGCTCTTCTATGGATACATCAAAGGCAATCGGTATCATCATCGCAAACCCGGAGTTTGAGGATGTAAGAAGCTTAGAGGGTGTTGCATCTACAAAGAAGCCTTGTGTTCCTATCATCGCAGTACCTACAACAGCAGGAACAGCAGCAGAGGTTACAATCAACTATGTTATCACAGATGTAGAGAGAAAGAGAAAGTTTGTATGTGTGGACCCACATGACATGCCAATCATCGCAATCGTAGACCCAGACATGATGTCATCAATGCCAAAGGGACTTACAGCATCAACAGGTATGGACGCACTCACACATGCTATCGAGGGCTATACAACAAAGGCTGCCTGGGAGATGACAGACATGTTCCATCTCAAAGCAATAGAGATTATTGCAAGATCCTTAAGAAGTGCAGTTGCCAATGAAAAAGAGGGACGTGAGGGCATGGCACTTGGAGAGTACATTGCCGGAATGGGATTCTCAAATGTAGGACTTGGAATCGCTCATTCAATGGCTCATACACTCGGAGCTGTTTATGATACACCACACGGAGTAGCATGTGCTATGATGCTTCCAATTGTAATGGAGTACAATGCAGACTGCACAGGCGAAAAATATCGTGAAATCGCCCGCGCAATGGGAGTAAAGGGCGTAGATGATATGTCTGTAGAGGAGTACAGAAAGGCTGCAATCGATGCTGTAGCGCAGCTCTCTGTAGATGTAGGAATCCCAACAAAGCTTGAAGCTATTAAGGAGGATGACTTAGACTTCCTCGCAGAGTCTGCTCACGCGGATGCATGTGCACCTGGAAATCCAAAGGATGCAAGTGTTGAGGATTTGAAGGCTCTTTTCCGTAAGATTATGTAA
- a CDS encoding TetR/AcrR family transcriptional regulator C-terminal domain-containing protein, with translation MNNDIKYKLANAMKECMFSSPVEKITVKEICDTCGVTRQTFYRNFQDKYDLINWYFDKILIESFHQMGEGSTVYESLVKKFEYIRMEHLFFKAAFKNDEQNNLKEHDFELIRQFYIDQIEGKSHRKISDKLLFQLEMYCQGSVFMTTQWVLGNKNFTPQELAGLLADAMPKELADVFREVNLI, from the coding sequence ATGAACAACGATATAAAATACAAGCTGGCCAATGCCATGAAGGAATGCATGTTTTCCTCTCCTGTCGAGAAAATTACGGTTAAGGAAATCTGCGACACATGTGGTGTGACCAGACAAACCTTTTACAGAAATTTTCAGGACAAATATGACCTGATAAACTGGTATTTTGATAAGATACTGATTGAATCCTTCCACCAGATGGGTGAGGGCAGTACCGTGTACGAAAGCCTTGTTAAAAAATTTGAATATATCCGGATGGAGCACCTTTTCTTTAAGGCTGCTTTTAAAAATGATGAGCAGAACAATCTAAAGGAGCATGATTTTGAGCTGATTCGTCAGTTTTATATTGACCAGATCGAAGGAAAAAGCCACCGGAAAATATCCGACAAGCTATTGTTCCAGCTTGAGATGTACTGTCAGGGCTCTGTCTTTATGACAACACAGTGGGTGCTTGGCAATAAAAACTTCACCCCTCAGGAGCTTGCCGGACTGCTCGCTGATGCTATGCCAAAGGAGCTTGCCGACGTGTTTCGCGAGGTAAACCTGATATAA
- a CDS encoding type II toxin-antitoxin system HicB family antitoxin, with amino-acid sequence MLSIYPACFFKEDNGYSVIFPDLNYLATQGDTLEDAVAMAVDCLAGYLYTAKMDNEKFPKASKLSDINIDRLSDELDITGTYTDAFTNMVSVDVKAYAKEHFDKSVRKTLTIPAWLNTAAQEEGINFSKTLQEALMSKLKAH; translated from the coding sequence ATGTTATCAATATATCCGGCATGTTTTTTTAAGGAAGATAATGGATACTCTGTAATCTTTCCTGATTTAAATTATCTTGCAACACAAGGAGATACCCTTGAAGATGCTGTGGCCATGGCTGTTGATTGTCTTGCAGGATATCTGTATACGGCTAAGATGGATAATGAAAAATTTCCTAAAGCATCCAAATTATCTGATATCAATATTGACAGACTATCTGACGAATTAGACATAACAGGAACATATACCGATGCATTTACCAATATGGTTTCAGTAGATGTTAAGGCATATGCCAAAGAGCATTTCGATAAATCGGTCCGAAAAACCCTTACCATTCCGGCTTGGCTAAATACTGCTGCGCAGGAAGAGGGAATTAATTTTTCAAAAACACTGCAGGAAGCACTTATGTCAAAGCTTAAGGCTCATTAG
- a CDS encoding type II toxin-antitoxin system HicA family toxin, which yields MPIKPTEMERIILADGWIFKNQTGSHRHYIHPSKPGKVTIPFHKGKELNKITENSIRKQAGIK from the coding sequence ATGCCGATCAAACCAACTGAAATGGAACGTATAATACTTGCCGATGGGTGGATTTTCAAAAACCAAACCGGATCACATCGGCATTATATTCATCCTTCAAAGCCCGGAAAAGTAACTATTCCTTTTCATAAAGGCAAAGAACTGAACAAAATCACTGAAAATTCTATCCGTAAGCAAGCGGGAATCAAATAA